The following coding sequences lie in one Portunus trituberculatus isolate SZX2019 chromosome 12, ASM1759143v1, whole genome shotgun sequence genomic window:
- the LOC123502689 gene encoding LOW QUALITY PROTEIN: golgin subfamily A member 6-like protein 22 (The sequence of the model RefSeq protein was modified relative to this genomic sequence to represent the inferred CDS: inserted 2 bases in 1 codon) → MRRKGRPKKQKSGKSTGRRPGRPRKRNNSYEEEAPRPSVSKKTQRERDPDEALVPKKEKGLVSTTVLVVDDGMSEGVHMTTSQVHALGALVSCRECGEAVRIGVRPTTKGMISEFTVACNVCEDTKSTNTPNLVRERKRXREKKDAVLQKTENINYAHVAAFLDNGLGYSGLRHYCKYFNARCLNEATFIVYARQVISDVVADTEDSLQYSASIVREVFKSQLETDGLVDLTVAFTTTYHQWGSDFCLVAGAVIELTTGLVLDYDVANMYCHVCKINAKKIVSMSPAEMTEWFNKHQDTCEIREWCDELDHDAEEGVREIEPKYLECFIAKKIWARSIEKFGFRYTTLIHESDEKIHEELSRAGVYGDVPILIDSATSCFSRRKSEHARTSFQTKLKAKCPRERVQTKDRIMYVYSMSIPEYNKFAISSNIKLRQLVKEMEGGGVDEAAAIMEGEEGEEQMPNTLQLHEVKAIKRLVANGEEEEEEEEEEEEEGEGEGEGEEEEEEEEERAEREILLEEEELNKEEREVDDPEELEEEEGMEQGEDEEELLEEEEALAAQNAEEEERRKLAAEWGEEDEEEEEEEETNIHVEEIHLPLSIKEEHRAEVKEEVLGLAHQLEEEEEEQEQVEDEEGDEEEEEEELEQLRLDEEDQPMEENEEEEVELELHEEVETVQEEEVDEAVAPPPPPQQQQQPTSKKTGKVEESKTQEKSKVTPANQRGQSGEIRLIKKEEHKKTSQEEVSRKRKQEDKEEEQDVVVKRSKQEDSKQTSKEEETKKDSEKGQRMREEKQQKEDKVKINDKPKEKQDKPKLDSQQTLKKEEKQTTNTKISEKKEDKQKTDSKQTENKETRLTANKPSDKREERQKPDKLSEKKEEKRSVEKKATDTKTQEKERGITKQREEDGKPRMEVKQKGDVHQQEKEAGKQTPKRPGEGDAKAGGGEAADTRPKSNASNATVTDKE, encoded by the exons gCACGGGACGGCGTCCAGGAAGGCCCAGGAAGCGTAACAATTCCTATGAGGAAGAAGCCCCACGGCCGAGTGTGTCCAAAAAGACACAGCGCGAGCGTGATCCAGATGAGGCGCTGGTACccaagaaagagaagggttTGGTGTCCACaactgtgctggtggtggacgATGGCATGTCAGAAGGCGTGCACATGACCACCAGTCAGGTCCATGCTTTAGGGGCACTGGTGTCCTGCCGTGAGTGTGGTGAAGCAGTGAGGATCGGTGTACGGCCCACCACAAAGGGCATGATCTCTGAGTTCACAGTGGCCTGTAACGTTTGTGAGGACACCAAGTCCACCAACACACCTAACTTGGTGCGGGAACGTAAGcg aagagagaagaaggatgcaGTGCTGCAGAAGACAGAGAACATCAACTATGCACACGTGGCTGCTTTCCTGGACAATGGCCTCGGATACAGCGGCCTGAGGCACTACTGCAAGTATTTCAATGCCCGCTGCCTCAATGAGGCCACCTTCATCGTGTATGCACGGCAGGTGATCAGTGACGTGGTGGCTGACACGGAGGACAGCCTGCAGTACAGTGCCAGCATTGTGCGGGAGGTGTTCAAGAGCCAACTGGAGACAGATGGCTTGGTGGACCTGACGGTGGCTTTcactaccacctaccaccagTGGGGCAGTGACTTCTGCTTGGTGGCTGGTGCTGTCATTGAGCTCACCACAGGCCTGGTGCTGGACTATGATGTGGCCAACATGTACTGTCATGTGTGCAAGATCAATGCCAAGAAGATTGTGTCCATGTCTCCGGCTGAGATGACAGAGTGGTTCAACAAGCACCAGGACACATGTGAGATCCGGGAGTGGTGTGACGAGCTGGACCATGATGCAGAGGAGGGTGTGCGTGAGATTGAGCCCAAGTACCTGGAGTGCTTCATTGCCAAGAAGATCTGGGCACGATCCATTGAAAAGTTCGGTTTCCGCTACACTACCTTGATACATGAGAGCGACGAGAAGATCCACGAGGAGCTGTCGCGTGCTGGAGTGTACGGCGACGTGCCCATCCTCATCGACAGTGCCACCTCCTGCTTCAGCCGCCGAAAGAGTGAGCATGCCAGGACCTCCTTCCAGACTAAGCTGAAGGCCAAGTGCCCTCGGGAGAGGGTCCAAACCAAAGACCGCATCATGTATGTGTACTCCATGTCCATCCCTGAGTACAACAAGTTTGCCATCTCATCTAACATTAAACTGCGCCAGCtagtgaaggagatggagggagggggagtggaTGAGGCAGCTGCAATCATGGAAggcgaggagggcgaggagcaGATGCCCAACACTCTGCAGCTACATGAAGTAAAGGCCATCAAGAGGTTGGTGGccaatggagaggaggaggaggaagaagaagaagaagaagaagaagaaggagaaggagaaggagaaggagaagaagaagaagaagaggaagaggagagagctgagagagagatactgctggaggaggaggaattgaataAAGAGGAGCGGGAAGTAGATGACCCTGAGGagctggaagaagaggaaggaatggaacaaggggaagatgaggaggaacttctggaagaggaagaggcactTGCAGCACAGaatgcagaggaagaggaacgaaGGAAGCTGGCAGCAGAAtggggagaagaggatgaggaggaggaagaggaagaggagactaaCATACATGTTGAGGAAATCCACTTGCCACTTTCCATCAAAGAGGAACACAGAGCTGAAGTCAAAGAGGAAGTTTTGGGATTAGCTCATcaactggaggaagaggaagaggaacaggagcaagtagaagatgaggaaggtgatgaagaagaggaagaggaggaactggaACAATTACGATTGGATGAGGAAGACCAaccaatggaagaaaatgaagaagaggaggtggaactGGAGTTACATGAAGAAgtggagacagtgcaagaggaggaagtagatgaagcagtagcaccaccaccaccaccacaacaacaacaacaacccaccTCCAAGAAGACAGGGAAAGTAGAGGAGAGCAAGACGCAGGAAAAGAGTAAGGTGACCCCAGCAAACCAAAGAGGCCAGTCAGGAGAAATACGATTaattaaaaaggaagaacacaagAAGACCTCACAAGAGGAAGTCagcaggaagagaaagcaagaggacaaagaggaagagcaggatgtTGTGGTGAAGAGAAGCAAACAGGAAGATAGTAAGCAGAccagtaaagaggaagagactaAAAAGGATAGTGAAAAAGGACAaaggatgagggaagaaaagcaacaaaaggaagacaaggtaaaaataaatgataaaccaaaggaaaaacaagataaaccaAAATTGGATAGCCAGCAAAcattgaagaaggaagaaaaacaaacaacaaacacaaaaataagtgaaaagaaggaggacaaaCAGAAAACTGACAGCAAACAGACTGAGAACAAGGAAACCAGACTAACAGCAAACAAACCAAgtgacaagagagaagagagacaaaaaccaGACAAACTAagcgaaaagaaggaagagaagaggtctgtagaaaagaaagcaacagacacaaagacacaggagaaggagagaggcatCACAAagcagagggaagaggatggtAAGCCAAGGATGGAGGTGAAACAGAAGGGAGATGTCCACCAGCAGGAGAAAGAAGCAGGGAAGCAGACACCTAAGAGGCCAGGGGAGGGTGATGcaaaggctggtggtggtgaggctgctGACACAAGACCCAAAAGTAATGCAAGTAATGCCACAGTGACTGACAAAGAATAA